One window of Trinickia caryophylli genomic DNA carries:
- a CDS encoding NAD(P)-dependent oxidoreductase — MDIGFIGLGGMGRAMAENILKAGHRLRVWNRSRERAEPLAALGAQVVDTPAAAFAGDAVFSMLADDAAARAVFDASLLEQAPRDLVHVNMATVSVALAEALAHDHAARGIHYVAAPVMGRPDVAAAAKLTIVAAGPAEAIDRVQPVLDAIGQKTWRLGSLPQHANVVKLAANFTLAAAVETLGEASALLAGHGVAMTDFLDVITSSAFPGPVYAGYGKLIAQDSYEPAQFKARLGLKDVRLALAAADACTTPLPVASVVRDSLLDALAHGEGDMDFAVLGRVAARRAGR; from the coding sequence ATGGATATCGGGTTCATTGGCCTGGGCGGCATGGGTCGCGCAATGGCCGAAAACATTCTGAAAGCGGGGCATCGGCTGCGTGTCTGGAACCGCTCGCGCGAGCGTGCCGAACCGCTCGCGGCGCTTGGCGCGCAAGTGGTGGACACGCCCGCCGCGGCGTTCGCCGGCGATGCCGTGTTCTCGATGCTGGCGGACGACGCCGCGGCGCGCGCGGTCTTCGACGCCAGCCTGCTCGAGCAGGCGCCGCGCGATCTCGTTCACGTGAACATGGCCACCGTGTCGGTGGCGTTGGCCGAAGCGCTCGCACACGATCACGCGGCGCGCGGCATCCACTACGTCGCGGCACCCGTGATGGGGCGGCCCGACGTGGCGGCGGCCGCCAAGCTGACGATCGTCGCGGCCGGCCCGGCGGAGGCGATCGACCGGGTGCAGCCGGTGCTCGACGCAATCGGACAAAAGACGTGGCGGCTCGGCTCGCTGCCGCAGCACGCGAACGTCGTCAAACTGGCGGCGAATTTCACGCTCGCCGCAGCCGTGGAAACACTGGGCGAGGCGTCCGCGCTGCTCGCGGGGCACGGCGTGGCGATGACGGACTTCCTCGACGTCATCACCTCGAGCGCGTTCCCGGGCCCCGTCTATGCGGGCTACGGCAAGCTCATTGCGCAGGACAGCTACGAGCCGGCGCAGTTCAAGGCGCGGCTGGGGCTCAAGGACGTGCGCCTCGCGCTGGCCGCGGCCGATGCGTGCACGACGCCGTTGCCGGTGGCCAGCGTCGTGCGCGACAGCCTGCTCGATGCACTCGCTCATGGCGAAGGCGACATGGACTTTGCCGTGCTCGGGCGCGTGGCCGCGCGCCGTGCGGGGCGCTGA
- a CDS encoding Mut7-C RNAse domain-containing protein: MPSVTATFRFYEELNDFLAPPLRRRAFACACARTATTKHMIEALGVPHTEVELILVNGESAGFERVLQDGDRVSVYPKFESLDITPLLRVRPQPLRTIRFVADAHLGGLAQLLRLAGFDTLYDNHFADDEIEAIAAAEGRIVLSRDRELLKRRTITHGCYVRALKPQAQLRELYDRLDLARSTRAFRLCLLCNAPLRRIEKPEAHGRVPDGVYERQARFVTCDVCKRIFWEGSHWQRMRSLVDSLVGELGNRATGDTSDC; this comes from the coding sequence ATGCCGTCCGTTACCGCCACGTTCCGCTTCTACGAGGAGCTCAACGACTTCCTGGCCCCGCCGCTGCGCCGGCGCGCGTTCGCGTGCGCCTGTGCGCGTACCGCGACCACCAAACATATGATCGAAGCGCTAGGCGTGCCGCATACCGAGGTGGAACTGATTCTCGTGAACGGCGAATCGGCCGGCTTCGAGCGTGTGCTGCAGGATGGCGACCGGGTGTCCGTCTATCCCAAGTTCGAATCGCTCGACATCACGCCGCTCCTGCGCGTGCGCCCGCAGCCGCTGCGCACGATCCGTTTCGTCGCCGACGCCCATCTGGGAGGACTTGCCCAATTGCTCCGGCTCGCAGGCTTCGACACGCTTTACGACAATCATTTCGCTGACGACGAAATCGAAGCCATCGCCGCCGCCGAGGGCCGCATTGTGCTGTCGCGCGACCGCGAGCTGCTCAAACGCCGCACCATCACGCATGGCTGCTACGTGCGCGCACTGAAACCGCAGGCTCAGTTGCGCGAACTCTACGACCGGCTCGATCTTGCCCGCAGCACGCGTGCATTCCGGCTCTGCCTTTTGTGCAACGCGCCGCTTCGCCGCATCGAGAAGCCGGAGGCGCACGGCCGTGTGCCCGACGGCGTGTACGAGCGGCAGGCCCGGTTCGTGACCTGCGACGTCTGCAAACGGATCTTCTGGGAAGGCTCCCACTGGCAGCGCATGCGCTCGCTGGTCGACTCGCTCGTAGGCGAGCTGGGCAATCGGGCCACCGGCGATACTTCGGACTGCTGA
- a CDS encoding NRAMP family divalent metal transporter, giving the protein MSTPARVSPPRSAVLDEAHVGDIKGAFGTIAHHDTAPRRSWGARIRTLLAILGPGLIVMVGDNDAGAFGIYTQAGQNYGTTLLWTLALLIPVLYVNQEMVLRLGAVTGVGHARLIFERFGKFWGAFSVVDLFLLNALTIVTEFIGITFALDFLGVPKVAGVGMAAVLTMAAVSTGDFRRFERFAIALCVASLILVPVLVSVHPPLGVIARDFAVPHWPAHAKLADVMLLVIAIVGTTVAPWQLFFQQSYIIDKRITPRFMKYEKIDLWIGIVFVLVGAIAMMAFTAALFSGRPEAGQFTDARGVIAGLHQYVGRVPATIFAVALLDASIIGAAAVSLSTAYAIGDVFRIRHSLHRGVADAKGFYLVYFGIVALAAALVLMPGTPLGLLTEAVQTLAGVLLPSATVFLLILCNDRAVLGPWVNSSRLNLFTGAVIAALVVLSIVLTAATMYPGISGEAIVFILGAGTAVFALGYLALQFVPHARRAAAAHAVVDHAEATAETAVPREEWRMPPLETLPPPRLSASTRVWMGALRGYLVIAVVLVVVKVVQMALH; this is encoded by the coding sequence ATGTCCACACCCGCACGCGTTTCTCCGCCACGCAGTGCCGTGCTCGACGAGGCGCACGTCGGCGACATCAAGGGCGCCTTCGGCACCATCGCGCATCACGACACCGCCCCGCGCCGCAGTTGGGGGGCACGCATTCGTACGCTCCTCGCGATCCTCGGACCGGGTCTCATCGTCATGGTGGGCGACAACGACGCGGGCGCGTTCGGCATCTACACGCAAGCCGGCCAGAATTACGGCACCACGCTGCTCTGGACGCTCGCGCTGCTGATCCCCGTGCTCTACGTCAATCAGGAAATGGTCCTGCGCCTCGGCGCCGTGACCGGCGTCGGCCACGCGCGGCTCATCTTCGAACGCTTCGGCAAGTTCTGGGGGGCCTTCAGCGTCGTCGACCTCTTTTTGCTCAACGCGCTCACGATCGTCACCGAATTCATCGGCATCACGTTCGCGCTCGATTTTCTCGGCGTGCCGAAGGTGGCCGGCGTAGGCATGGCAGCGGTTCTGACGATGGCCGCCGTCAGCACCGGGGACTTCCGCCGCTTCGAGCGCTTCGCCATCGCCCTGTGCGTGGCGAGCCTGATACTCGTGCCAGTGCTGGTGTCGGTTCACCCGCCGCTTGGCGTCATCGCGCGCGACTTCGCCGTGCCGCACTGGCCGGCGCATGCGAAGCTCGCCGACGTCATGTTGCTCGTGATCGCGATCGTCGGTACGACCGTGGCGCCCTGGCAGCTCTTCTTCCAGCAGAGCTACATCATCGACAAGCGCATCACTCCGCGCTTCATGAAGTACGAAAAAATCGACCTCTGGATCGGGATCGTGTTCGTGCTCGTCGGCGCCATCGCCATGATGGCCTTCACGGCCGCGCTGTTCTCGGGCCGCCCCGAAGCGGGCCAGTTCACCGATGCGCGCGGCGTGATCGCGGGGCTTCACCAGTACGTGGGACGCGTGCCGGCCACGATCTTCGCCGTCGCGCTGCTCGACGCCTCGATCATCGGCGCGGCCGCCGTCTCGCTCTCAACCGCCTACGCGATCGGCGACGTCTTTCGCATCCGCCATTCGCTGCATCGCGGCGTGGCCGATGCAAAGGGCTTTTATCTCGTCTATTTCGGCATCGTCGCGCTCGCGGCCGCGCTCGTGCTGATGCCCGGCACGCCGCTCGGCTTGCTGACCGAGGCCGTGCAGACGCTCGCCGGCGTGCTGCTGCCGAGTGCGACCGTGTTCCTGCTGATTCTCTGCAACGACCGCGCGGTGCTCGGCCCGTGGGTCAATTCGAGCAGGCTCAATCTCTTCACGGGCGCAGTCATCGCGGCACTCGTCGTGCTTTCGATCGTGCTGACGGCCGCAACCATGTACCCCGGCATCTCCGGTGAAGCGATCGTCTTCATCCTTGGCGCTGGCACCGCCGTCTTCGCACTCGGTTATCTGGCCCTGCAGTTCGTGCCGCATGCCCGCCGCGCCGCGGCCGCGCACGCCGTGGTGGACCATGCCGAAGCCACAGCCGAGACGGCCGTGCCTCGCGAGGAGTGGCGCATGCCGCCGCTCGAGACGCTGCCGCCGCCGCGGCTGAGCGCGTCCACGCGTGTCTGGATGGGCGCGCTGCGCGGCTACCTCGTGATCGCAGTGGTGCTCGTCGTCGTCAAAGTCGTACAGATGGCTCTGCACTGA
- a CDS encoding methyl-accepting chemotaxis protein: protein MCAVAVVNMARMAAGTDWLVSHDWRADKEVTRAIDNERGSIARVFQIVSDPSPDRMREARERSRDNQIEYDDALKKLGPYMLDAPGQAALADAAAAGRAYDASMMQIIALVDAGRRDEAAKLAYGDTYDKLHAFADKLRALSQYQAKLAGETMHENDRLASLSRTIMIVATLLAAAIGAALAWAVTRRITGPLARAVSAANRVASGDLTTQLTAEGRDEIADLLHALNRMTQNLADVLREVANVSAAVTSASQEIASGNLDLSQRTEEQAAALEQTAASMEELTSTVSNNTGHAHHANEMAERMSRDVGAGTSAVEEVVVTMQGITESSRNVEGIISVIEGIAFQTNILALNAAVEAARAGEQGRGFAVVAGEVRTLAQRSATAAREIRDLIAESASRVGAGADIVRTTGDTMAGIHADVVRVSGLIAEIASASDEQSRGIGQVGTAISQMDHATQRNAALVEEVAAAAQSLAEQARRLQHTLARFRFAREAVPA, encoded by the coding sequence ATGTGTGCTGTTGCCGTCGTCAACATGGCGCGCATGGCCGCCGGCACGGATTGGCTCGTTTCGCATGACTGGCGTGCCGACAAGGAGGTCACGCGAGCCATCGACAACGAGCGGGGCAGCATCGCACGCGTGTTCCAGATCGTCTCCGATCCGTCCCCGGATCGCATGCGCGAGGCGCGCGAGCGTTCGCGCGACAATCAGATCGAGTACGACGATGCATTGAAGAAGCTCGGGCCCTACATGCTCGATGCACCGGGCCAGGCCGCGCTTGCGGATGCGGCTGCAGCGGGCCGAGCCTACGATGCATCGATGATGCAGATCATCGCCCTCGTCGATGCGGGCCGGCGCGATGAGGCAGCAAAGCTCGCATACGGCGATACATACGACAAGCTGCACGCATTCGCCGACAAACTGCGTGCGCTGAGCCAGTACCAGGCGAAGCTCGCGGGCGAGACGATGCACGAGAACGATCGTCTCGCGTCGCTCTCGCGCACGATCATGATCGTCGCCACGTTGCTTGCCGCCGCAATCGGTGCGGCACTCGCATGGGCCGTCACGCGCCGCATCACGGGGCCGCTGGCACGCGCTGTATCGGCCGCCAATCGCGTCGCGTCGGGGGACCTCACGACGCAGCTTACGGCCGAGGGGCGCGACGAGATTGCCGATCTGCTGCATGCGCTCAATCGCATGACGCAAAATCTCGCCGACGTCCTGCGCGAAGTCGCCAACGTCTCGGCTGCCGTGACCTCGGCTTCGCAGGAAATCGCCTCGGGTAATCTCGACCTGTCGCAGCGAACCGAAGAACAGGCAGCTGCACTCGAGCAGACCGCGGCGAGCATGGAGGAACTCACGAGCACGGTCAGCAACAACACCGGCCATGCGCATCACGCAAACGAGATGGCGGAGCGGATGTCGCGCGACGTTGGTGCGGGAACGAGCGCCGTGGAAGAGGTTGTCGTGACGATGCAAGGGATTACCGAAAGCTCGCGCAACGTCGAAGGCATCATCAGCGTCATCGAGGGCATTGCGTTCCAGACCAATATCCTCGCGTTGAACGCGGCTGTCGAGGCGGCGCGTGCGGGCGAGCAGGGGCGGGGCTTCGCCGTGGTCGCAGGCGAGGTGCGCACGCTTGCGCAGCGCTCGGCCACCGCCGCGCGCGAAATTCGCGATCTGATTGCCGAATCCGCTTCGCGCGTGGGTGCCGGTGCGGACATTGTGCGCACCACGGGCGACACGATGGCGGGCATTCATGCGGACGTCGTGCGCGTGAGCGGGCTCATTGCCGAGATCGCATCGGCGTCTGACGAGCAAAGCCGCGGCATCGGCCAAGTCGGCACGGCCATTTCGCAGATGGACCACGCCACGCAGCGCAACGCGGCGCTCGTCGAGGAAGTGGCCGCGGCGGCACAGTCGCTCGCGGAACAGGCCCGTCGCCTGCAGCACACGCTGGCGCGGTTCCGGTTCGCGCGCGAGGCAGTGCCGGCCTGA
- a CDS encoding class I fructose-bisphosphate aldolase: MNTQSSEFSELQATIDAIAQPGKGLLAADESSPTIAKRFKTIGVESTEENRRAWRTLLLGTAGLGEFVSGIILYEETLGQCADDGEPLPQLAARQGIVPGIKVDKGKIALAHASGDEITEGLDGLGERLQRYKQQGARFAKWRAVYNVSDTLPSRLAMEANAEGLARYAAICQEAGIVPIVEPEVLMDGDHSIERCAQVTEAVLHEVFHALHRHAVVLEHMLLKPSMVVAGKEHARQASVTAAAASTVTVLGRTVPPGVAGIFFLSGGQTPEEATAHLDAINRTGRRPWPLSFSYGRALQEPPLKVWRGQPGNVKAAQQALLMRARLNSAASLGRYDPEDETRGR, encoded by the coding sequence ATGAATACGCAAAGCAGCGAATTCAGCGAATTGCAGGCAACGATCGACGCAATCGCGCAGCCTGGCAAGGGACTGCTGGCCGCCGACGAGAGCAGCCCCACGATCGCCAAGCGGTTCAAGACGATTGGCGTCGAGTCGACGGAGGAAAACCGCCGCGCGTGGCGCACCCTGCTGCTCGGCACGGCGGGCCTGGGAGAATTCGTGAGCGGCATCATTCTCTATGAGGAAACGCTCGGCCAGTGCGCCGACGACGGCGAACCGCTACCGCAATTGGCCGCGCGCCAGGGCATCGTGCCCGGCATCAAGGTCGACAAGGGCAAGATCGCGCTGGCGCACGCGAGCGGCGATGAAATCACGGAGGGGCTCGACGGCCTGGGCGAGCGGCTGCAGCGCTACAAACAGCAGGGGGCACGCTTCGCGAAGTGGCGCGCCGTGTACAACGTTTCCGATACCTTGCCGAGCCGGCTGGCGATGGAGGCGAACGCCGAGGGGCTCGCGCGATATGCGGCGATCTGCCAGGAAGCGGGCATCGTGCCGATCGTCGAGCCCGAGGTGCTCATGGACGGCGATCATTCGATCGAGCGCTGCGCGCAAGTGACGGAAGCCGTGCTGCACGAAGTCTTCCACGCGCTGCATCGGCATGCGGTCGTGCTCGAGCACATGCTGCTCAAGCCGAGCATGGTGGTGGCGGGCAAGGAGCATGCGCGGCAGGCGAGCGTGACGGCTGCGGCGGCGAGCACGGTCACGGTGCTCGGTCGAACCGTGCCGCCTGGGGTAGCCGGCATTTTCTTCCTGTCGGGCGGCCAGACACCCGAAGAGGCCACCGCGCATCTCGATGCGATCAATCGCACAGGCAGGCGGCCCTGGCCGCTCAGCTTCTCGTATGGTCGCGCGCTGCAGGAGCCGCCGCTGAAAGTATGGCGTGGTCAGCCCGGGAACGTGAAAGCGGCGCAGCAGGCGCTGCTGATGCGGGCCCGGCTCAATTCGGCGGCCTCGCTCGGGCGATACGACCCTGAAGACGAGACGCGCGGCCGATAA